The stretch of DNA AAGCCAGCGTCCCTCTGCTGGGAGGTGCCTGGGCCCTCGAACCCCTCCCACCTTCCATTGGAAGGTGGCACTTAGCACTTGCCATACAGGGTGGCTGCGTGCAGGGGTGACAACAGATGTAAACACTCGTGCACCCTGGAGCCGGCGAGCTCCCCCTGGGGCGACCCGGGGCGGGAGGGTGCGGCCAGGACCCGCCACCCCAGTCCTTGGTGGCCCGGGGAAGCCCTAGGAAGGGCGGGATCAAATCAGACGTGGCCCAGAGGCCAGGGTGACCCGCGTGGCCTGCGTGGGGCCGGTCTGACCGGTCCGGACGCGAGCTCTACCGATGCAGCATCCGATTCCACGGGGACCAGGCCCGCGGCCTTGAACTTCCCAGGCCCAGAGCGGAGGCCTGTGCGCAGGCGCCGTGAGTCCCGCCCACCGCTCCTGCAGACCCCGCCCCTCGCGGCGAGGCGGCCAGGCCGCATGCGCGAAAACAGGCCTGAGGCGGCCGGTGGGAACTTTATTCCCCAGAAGCCTCCGCGCTCGAGGGTTTCCTTAAAGACCCGGTTCGGGGTCTGCTGGCTCCGGACCGTTCCGAACCCGCCTCGGGCCGCCCCAGCTCTGAAAGGCGGAGCTCTCGAGGCGCGGACTCGGGACGGGGCTTGAACGGGGCGGGGCCTCGCACCTGGGGGCGTGGCctcgggaggggcggggcctgtggctgGTGCGCGCCCAGCGGGTCTGTAGGGGAGCTGCGTGGAGTCCgaggctgaggctgggccccCGCGTGTCCACTGGCCCGCGGGCCTCCCTTGCTCCCGCTTCATGCCAGAGCCCCTTGAGGccgtccctgcccctcccaccgggCGCTGCGCACCTCTCACACCTGCTCCTGCGGCTTGaccggaaactgaggcccagacactGGCCGAGGTCACACAGGCCGCCGAGTGCGGCCCCAGGGGCGCTCCTCCAGCCTGATGTGCCCACGTGGCTCCCTCTCCAGGGGCACCGACCTCTGGGCTCCGTGGCCCTGAAGGGCCTGGGCACACAGGTGCAGCCTGAAGGGCCGGGGCTGTCCGGGTCAGAGGCAGGGCCCTGCGCTGCCACAGGACGGCAAGCGCCTCCGTGCCCTGGTTCCCTGCCCTGTGGTTGCCACCATGTCCTCTGTCCTCCCTGTCACCCGAGGGAGGGCCCCCCATAGGCCCAAGGGAACAGGGAAGCCTGGCCTGAGGAGGAAGCAGAAAGGAATGGGGCTTCCTGCCGGGTGGGGTCAGGTGAGCGCTCAGCTGTGACAGCCGGCACGTGCTGCCTGGGGGTGCGGGAAGGCCACCCCACCCTGGGTGGGTGTGTGTTGTCTATCCAGCTGTTTGACCTCACCCGCCCACCTGTCCAGCCGTCCTGGTCCCGGGAGACTTCTCCCAACTGGCCCTCCCTCCGTCCACTCCCGTGTCCgcccacccagctcccctctACGGCCACACTGCCCTCAGCCCGCGGCgctgggcaggtgctgggcgcaCCTGGGAGCCGGAAAACCCCAGGGCGCTCACGCTGGGCCTGAGTGGAAGGACAAGCAGAGACCCTGACtctccggggcgggggcggggggggggcacagggggTCCCAGGGCTGAGCCCGGGAACCAGCTTTCCAGGGGTCACCTCTGggcccctctcctttccctctggcactgAGGCTTCGGGCTGAGAAAAGACTTCCCTTCCAGAATGGGGGTCCGGGGGAGAGAGGCTTGGCTGGGACTCCGGGTCCGCCAGGCGGGGACGCAGTGGGGGAACTGGAGGAGGGGCGATGCAGGACTGGCACCCGCACGCGGTCCGCGGGCGCCGGGTGACCCCGGGAGCGGGCGCCGGGCCCTCTGCGAATCGAGGGGCAGCCGAgagcctggctggccccgccccgcggaCCCCGCGCGGGTCCCCAGACGGGGGGTGGCGCTGCGGGCGCAGGCGGGCGCCGCGCGCACTGCGGTCCCCGCGCCTCCGCCGCAGAGCGCGCCACGCTTCGCACGCACCTGCCGCCGCCGCGCCGCGCCGAGCCCGCTCCCCGCGCCCCCGGGAGCCGCCGCGGCCGCGCCATCGCCCCAGGTCGCCGCCGGAGCCGCCGGGCCGAGGCGCGGGCGCCGCATCCGGGCCTGCCTTTGAGACAACCTCTGCGGCGGCGCGCGGCTCGGGGACGCCAGGCTGGGGCAGGTGAGAGCGGGCACGGCGGGCGGCCTCGCTTCCCCCCGCACGGCCGCGGTCGGGCCTCGGGGGCGgggactggggagggggctgggctgcgCGCCCAGAGAGGGTCAGGGTCAGAGGTCGGGCGCCCGGTCTTTTGTGCCGAGCGAGGGTGGGCCGGCGCTGCGCTCACGCTGTCTCTCACCTGCAGCTCGGGCCTGGTccaggcctcctccctgctcccgccaccgccgaGCCTGCGGCCCGGGTCCGCCCGCAGCCAGGGCTCCGGCTACCTGCCTTCCCTGGGCACCCTGCCCTGGAGCCATGGGGCCCACCTAGCCCCCGCCTGCCCGGATGGCCCAGCCCGGGCACTGCTGACCTCGGCTGCACGGAGAGCCCACCCCAAACCCCCTCGCCAGCCTCCGCAGCCGGAGACCCTGGGTGAGGCCCTGGGCCGGAcctgcagccccaggcagcctcccgcacccctctgcccctgcctgcctcccacccccccaccccttcctcctcctcctcctcggacTGGACCAGAGAAGCCACTGTGGCCACCGGGAGGGGCCCTGCCCCCCCAGCTCTCGCCAGTCGCCCCCAAGAGTCctcagggaggctggggtccCCACCAGGCCTGGCGGGACCAGGATgctgcccctgctcctcccccccggccccacccAACGCCCCCTCCCGCCTTAACACCCTGTCTGACTGGAGACAGCCGGATGCCGGCTGACCCTGGGCCCGAGGCGGGCAGCGGCTGGCCGGGCCTCCTCATGTCCTGCCTGAAGGGCCCCCATGTCATCCTCAAGATGGAGGCCATGAAGATCGTCCACCCCGAGAAGTTCCCCGAGCTGCAGGCGGCCGCCCCCTGCTTTCCACCTGCGCCCCGGCCCACCCCAGCTCTGGCACCCAAGCGCGCCTGGCCCTCAGACACGGAGATCATCGTCAACCAGGCATGTGGGGGGGACATGCCTGCCCTGGAGGGGGCGTcccgcaccccacccctgccacgcCGGCCCCGCAAGGGCAGCGCAGAGCTGGGCTTCCCCCGCGTGGCGCCCGTGGACGAGGTCATCGTGAATCAGTACGTGATGCGGGCGCCGGGCCCCACGGCCTCGGGGCCCCCCACAGTGCCGtcgcccgccgccgccggggagCCCCTGGAGTGTCCCACCTGCGGGCACACGTACAACGTCACGCAGCGGCGGCCCCGCGTGCTGTCCTGCCTGCACTCCGTGTGTGAGCAGTGCCTGCAGATCCTCTACGAGTCCTGCCCCAAGTACAAGTTCATCTCCTGCCCCACCTGCCGCCGCGAGACTGTGCTCTTCACCGACTACGGCCTGGCCGCGCTGGCCGTCAACACGTCCATCTTAAGCCGCCTGCCGCCCGAGGCGCTGACCGCCCCGTCTGGTGGCCAGTGGGGGGGTGAGCCCGAGGGCAGCTGCTACCAGACCTTCCGGCAGTACTGCGGGGCCGCCTGCACCTGCCACGTGCGGAACCCGCTGTCCGCCTGCTCCATCATGTAgtgcccgcccgccgcccctgcCACCGCCTGCGGTCGGTCCTCGCGCTGCTGCTTCAGGGACCCGGCCCTGCCCATCCCCCCGACCCCGCGCCCATCACAGCttctggcccccacccgtgtggCATTGTCACTGCAACAACTTTGCCATTAAAACTCTGCCAAAGTTCACATCTTGTCCCTGGCCTGCAGCCGCTGCTGTGGCCTCCACGCTGGGCCGGGGTGGGCACCAGGGACTGTAGCCCAGATGGGGTCCCCGTGGCCAGGGGAGGCCCAGCACCGCTCCCTGGCCAAGCTGGGCCGGGCATGCCGCTCAGGTGACTGggcctggctgtgtgtgtgtgtgcacatgcgtaCATACGTGTGACTGTCTCACACACGTGTGCAGAGCCAGCTGCCTGCGTGCGCCAGGCAGGGATGTGCAGAATGGGCCCAGCTGGGCAGAGAGGACACGAGGGGGCAGGAGCCACCAGACAtggggtggctgggtgggggaCCGCCTGACCCTCTGAGGTCGTGTGGGAAGGGCTCTGGGTCAGTCTGACTGGGGTCGGCACTTCTGGCCAAGACGGTGGAGGGAACAAGGGCCTAGGAGCCTCCTGTCTGGCCCTGGCACGACCTGGATC from Eptesicus fuscus isolate TK198812 chromosome 15, DD_ASM_mEF_20220401, whole genome shotgun sequence encodes:
- the RNF208 gene encoding RING finger protein 208, producing the protein MPADPGPEAGSGWPGLLMSCLKGPHVILKMEAMKIVHPEKFPELQAAAPCFPPAPRPTPALAPKRAWPSDTEIIVNQACGGDMPALEGASRTPPLPRRPRKGSAELGFPRVAPVDEVIVNQYVMRAPGPTASGPPTVPSPAAAGEPLECPTCGHTYNVTQRRPRVLSCLHSVCEQCLQILYESCPKYKFISCPTCRRETVLFTDYGLAALAVNTSILSRLPPEALTAPSGGQWGGEPEGSCYQTFRQYCGAACTCHVRNPLSACSIM